DNA from Cryptosporangium phraense:
CCCTTCGTAGCTTGTCGCTCAGAGCTCCGACCTCCGAGCGACAGGGGAACGACGTGACCGGTGCCCAGTACCCCAGCGACGCCCAGAAGGCCGCCCACGACCTGTCCGGCGACGTCGAACAGGTCCGCTACGACCTGAACTTCACCGACTTCGACGCGGCCTTCACCCAGTTCAAGAACGACTACCGCGTCGTCGACCTGCACGGGTATCTCGACGGAGGCGTCGACCGCTTCTCGGTCGTGTACGCGCGGGAGAAGGGGCCGCTCGGCGGCATCGTCACGGTCGGCCTCACCAAGGAGGACGTCGACAAGGGACGGGTGGACCACGCGGCCGCCGGGCAACGCCCGGTGCTGTTCTCCGGCTACCGCAGCTCGGCCGGGCGCAGCTTCGCCTGGGTCTGGGAGCCGATGCCCGGCTCGAAACGCACGGTCCACCGCGACATGCCGATCGGCGACCTGCAGCAGCGCATCGACCAGGCCCGGAGCCGCGGCCGCCGGATCGTCGACGTGTCGGTGTACGAGAACCCGTTCGCCACCAACCCGATCCAGTTCACGACGATCGAGGACCACGACGACGGCCTCACCGAGTGGGCGATCACCGGCCCGTCCGACTCCGACCGCACCCAGGCCGAGTTCGAGTCGATGACCGCCGACGGCTGGCGTCTGCTCCGGACGGCCGGGACCGGAACGCAGTACGTCCGGCTCTGGGAACAGACGCCGTCGGCCTTCCAGGCCCGCCGCGCGATCTCGTCGGCCGACCTCGGCACCGCGCTGAGCGACCGCGACGCCGACGGGCTGCGCCCGGACCAGCTCGACTCGTTCTCCCGGGGCACCCCGCCCGTCGCCAAGCACTGCCCGGTCTGGCGCCGCCGCGACGCGGCCGACGTCGTTCCGGCGCTGGTCGCGGACTTCGCGTCGGCCTACGGGATGCCGGCCGTCTCGCTCGCGGTGGCCCGCCGCGGCCGGCTGGCCTACACGTTCGGTTTCGGGGGGCTGGTCGTTCCGGACACCGTGTCGGTTCCCGGCGTCATCGTCGTCGACACCGGCGGCGAGACGTTCCCGATCCCGGAACCCACCGTGGTGCGTCCCCATCCGGTCCAGCCGGACCGGACCCTCTTCCGCATCGCCAGCCTGACCAAGCCGATCACCGCGGCCGCGGTGCTCCGCCTGGTGGAGGACGGCCATCTGCGGCTCGACGACCGGATCCTGGCCCCCGGTGGTGCGCTGGCCTCGTTCGTGACGACGCCGGCCGACGCGCGGATCAGCGACATCACCGTGCGGAACCTCCTCCAGCACGGGGCCGGCGGCTGGTCGAACGAGAACGACGATCCGATGTACACCCGCCTCGCTCTGTCCACCGACGACCTCGTCCGCACGGTGCTCGCCGAGCGCGCGCTCGACAACGCGCCCGGCACCGCCTACGCGTACTCGAACTTCGGCTACTGCCTGCTCGGACGGCTGGTCGAGGCGGTCACCGGCCAGACCTACGAGAAGCACGTCCAGGACGACCTGCTCGCCCGGTGCGGCGTCACCGGCATGTCGATCGCGAACGACGGCCGGCCGGCGGGCGACGTCATCCGCTGCTACCCGGCCGCCGACGACACGGTCGACCCCTACGGGCACCGCATCGACCGGATGGACTCCCACGGCGGGTGGCAGGCCACCGCGCTCGACGTGCTCCGGTTCGCCGTCCACGTCTCCGACGTCGTCTCCCCCACGTCGATGACCACGATGACGACGCCCAGCGGGCTGCCGGGCAGCGAGGGGTACGCGGCCGGCTGGGCGATCGGCCCGTCGACCAGCCGGGACCCGGGGACCTGGAGTCACGACGGCGTGCTACCGGGCGCGACCGGGCTGCTGCAGCGCACTCCCGACGGCCTGTGCCTGGTCGCGCTCACGAACTACAACGAGCGCAAGGACGAGTCGAGCCGGACCGCGGACGGCCTCTACCGGCTGATGATGCGAATCCGCAGCGAGGTCGACTACTGGCCCCTCGACGCCCAGCTATGACGCGGAACGGACCGCGAACCGGAGGTGCAACACCCGATCACCCTGGATCACGACGTGTGGATCCTCCAGGAGGTGCTGCCCGTCGATCCGGCCGAAGTACCGCTTGCCCGATCCGAACACGACCGGCACCACGTCCATCGCCACCTCGTCGACGAGGCCGGCGGCGAGGAGCTGGCTGCCGACGTCGCCGGCGTTGACGCTGACGATCCGGTTCCCGGCGAGCTCCTGGGCGGTATCGATCGCCGTCGCGATGTCGTCGACGAAGTGGTACGACGCCTCCGGGTGCCAGCCCGGGGGCTTCGGCCGGTGCGACACCACGACGACGTGGTCGCCGGCCGGCGGGTCGCCCTCCCAGCCGTTCACCAGGTCGAACAGTGTCCGGCCCAGAACGATCACGCCGATCGACTCCCACATCGGACGGACGTACCCGGCCGAGACGCGGGAGACCCGGAAGCCGGACTGGTCCTCGTCGGTCAGCGGGGTGTCGCCGCTGAAGTACCACTCGTGCAAAGGCCCTACGTCGTCGTTGTCATCGGCGATGAAGCCGTCGACCGACACCACATCGTGCATGATCACTGTGCCCATGGGGGCTGATCCTGTCGTCAGGACGTGCGGTCGTCTTGTAGGAAATCCCCCGCCGGCATCGGCCCGTTGTCCGGCGGAAACCCTTCGCGGGCCGGAAACCGACGCCGCAGCGAGAGGTACCCGGTCGGGGTGTGACCGGTGAACTCCTTGAACTCCCGGCTGAAATGGGCCTGGTCGAAGAACCCGCTCGACTGGGCCAGCGCCGACCAGTCGACCGGCCCCCGGGCGTCCACCGACAGGATCAGACGCGCGAACCGGTAGATCCGCGCCACCCGCTTCGGGGTGACTCCCACATGGGTCTTGAACTGCGCAGCCAGGTGGTTGCGGCCCACGCCGGCGGCGTCGGTCAGCGCGCCGACCGGGTGCGTGCCGCCGGTCGTCTCCAGCCGCCGACCGGCGTACCGGACCAGGTCGAGACCGCGCGGCGAGACCATCCTCGACCGGAGTTCCTCCTCGACGAGCCGCAGGGCGACGCGATCCGGCTCGGCCGCGATCCGGTCGCGGATCCGGTCCAGCGACCGGGGCCAGACCGCGTCGACCGGGATCCATCGATCCCGCAGTTCGCTCGCCGGAAGGCCGGCGAACGGGGAGATCCCCCACGGCTTGAAGTGCACCCCGACGAGCCGGACCCGCGCCGGGTATTCGACCACGAAGCGCCTGGTCCACACGCCCACGAACCAGCCGTCCGTGAACAGCGCGGGCGAGGCGGACGGGTCGGAGTCGACCAACCGGACCGGGTCGCCCAGGTTGAGGAACAGGTGCGCCGACGGCATCGGCGGCACGGTCACGCGCCGGTGGCGTGGCTCGCCGCTCAGACAGTAGATGTCGTCGACGAACCCGTCGAGCGGTGGCTCGGGCACCCGGCTGAGATACTCCACCGACCCAGTTTCCTACCGGGTCAGGCCGGGAGGCGCCTTCGGCGGGAGAGGAGCATCTCCCGGGCCAGGCGGGCGATCTCCCGGGTCGCCGGGGACAGCACGGTCGACTCGCGGTGGATCAGCGCGATCGTGTCGTACAGCGGCTCGGCGAACGGCACCGTCCCCACCCCGGCCGGGAAGTTCAACCCCTGCGACACGGCCCGGCAGATGAACGTGTCCCCGATCCCCCGCGCCACCAGCCCCAGCGCCGCCTCGACGTGCTCCACCTCGATCCGCGCCTCGAGCTTCACACCCTCGAGCTGGGCCCGATCGGACAGCTGCCGCCGGGTCGGGTCCTTCCAGCCGTAGTGGGCGTCGTACAGGATCAACTCCGCCTCGGCCAGCTGCCGGGTCGTGATCGGCGACGTCAGATGCGCGGGATCGGCGCTGGCGTACACCACCTCGTCGCGAAGCAGCGGACGGACGGTCAGCCCGGCGTCGTCGATCGGCAGCACGACCAGGCCGGCCTCCAGGTCACCGGCCGCGACCGACGCGGCGACCTCGACCGAGTTCTGGCCGACCAGCCGGACGCGGACGTTCGGGTAGGCGTCGTAGAACTGCTCGACGAGGTTCGTCAGCAGGTAGTAGTCGGCGTTGCGGAGGACGCCGAACGTGGCCACCCCACCGCCCAACGACCGCAGCGAACGCAGGGCCTGCTCGCCGCTCTCGGCCGCCGCCACCGCCTGCTCGGCGTAGGGCAGCAGCTCCTCGCCGGCCGTCGCCAGGATCAGCCGCCGCGGCCCGCGGGTGAACAGCGGCAGGCCGTGTTCCTCCTCCAGCCGACGGATCAACTCGGAGACCGAGGCCTGGGACATCTGTAACGACGCCGCGGCGGCGGTGAACGAACCGGTCCGGACCGCCGCAAGGAAGGCACGCAGCTGGTTGAGCGTCACGCCCGGGAGGTTAGCTACAGGGAAACCCGATGGGAAGTACAAGAGACATCAGGCTAGACCAGCGGCCCCGCGCTTTCTACGCTTCCGGTCCATGCAGCTGATTCCTTCTCGCGTCGCCCATCTGGCCAGCGCTTACAAGGTGCTGAAGGCCCCCGCGGTCGCCGGACCCGAGGCGCAGCGCGACCCCGCGGTCATCGCCCGGGTCAGCGAGATGTTGTCCACGATCGAGCGCGACGGCATGGACGCCGTCCTGCGGTACGCCCGGGAGCTGGACGGCTGGGACAGAGACGATGTCGAGATCGATCCGGCCACCCCGGCCGGTGACGCGCTCACCCCAGAACTCCGGGCCGCGCTGGAACTCGGCCAGCAGCGCACCGAGGCGTTCGCCCGGCTGTCCCGCGAGAAGCTCGTCGACTTCGAGGCCGAGCTCGTGCCCGGCCTGACCGTCGGGCACCGGTACATCCCGATCGCCCGGGTCGGCGCGTACCTGCCTGCCGGCCGGTTCCCGTTGCTGGCCAGCGCGTTCATGACGGTCAACGTGGCCAAGGTGGCCGGCGTCCCGACCGTCGTCGCCTGCACTCCGCCGCAGCCGGACGGCCGGCCGAACCCCGCGGTCCTCTACGCGGCGCAGATCTCGAAGGCCGACCGGATCTTCTGCCTCGGCGGCGTCCAGGCGCTGGCCGCGATGGCGTTCGGGCTGCTCGGCGAGCTCCCCGTCGACATGCTCGTCGGCGCAGGCAACGCCTACGTGGCGGAAGCGAAGCGTCAGCTGTTCGGGACGGTCGCGATCGACCTGCTGGCCGGCCCGTCCGAGGTCGCGGTGATCGCCGACGAGACCGCCGACGTCGAACTGGTGGCGGCCGACCTGCTGGGCCAGGCCGAGCACGGACCGGACAGCCCGGCCGCGCTCGTCACGACGTCGGAGGAGCTGGCCACCGCGGTCATCGCCGAGGTCGACCGGCAGCTGGAGACGCTGGCCACCAACGGCATCGCGGGCCCGGCCTGGCGCGACCACGGCAGCGTCGTCTGGGCCGAGGACCGGGAGACCGCGGTCGCGCTGATGGACGAGTTCGCGCCGGAGCACCTCGAGGTGCACACCGCCGACGACGACTGGTACTGGGGCGCGCTGCGCAACTACGGCTCCCTGTTCCTGGGGCACGCGAGCACGGTTGCATACTCGGACAAAGGAATGGCGGGCACGAACCACGTATTACCGACCGCTGGCGGCGCCCGGCACAGTGCCGGACTCTCGGTCTCCCGCTTCCTCAAGCCGCTGACGTACCAGCGGGTGACGCCCGGCGCCACCCCCGACCTCGCGGTCGCGGTCGACGAGATGTCGGCCTACGAGGGCATGGCGGCCCACCGGGCGACGGCGACGCTCCGCCTCGACCGCTGGCCGGCCTGATCGAAGCACCTCCAGAGAGGACGGAACATGACGGTCTTGTTCGAGGCGCGCGGGATCACGAAACGGTACGGGCACGTCCAAGCCCTCAGCGGCGCCGATTTCAGCGTCGACGCCGGCGAGGTCGTCGCGCTGATCGGTGACAACGGAGCAGGCAAGAGCACGCTGGTGAAGTGCCTCTCCGGCGTGCAGGCGCCGGACGAGGGCGAGATCCTGCTCCGCGGCGAGCCGGTGACCATGCAGTCGCCGCTGCACGCCCGCAACCTGGGCATCGAGACCGTCTACCAGGACCTCGCGCTGGCGCCCGAACTCGGCCCGGCCGAGAACGCGTACATCGGGCGCGAGCTGCTCAAGCCCGGCTTCCTGGGCAAGCTCGGCGTCCTCGACCGCAAGACCATGCGCACGAAGGCGGCCGAGTCGTTCCGCTCTCTCGGCACCGACGTGAAGGACCTGGACGCCCCGGTCGCCGCCCTCTCCGGCGGTCAGCGGCAGAGCGTCGCGATCTGCCGGGCGGTGATGTGGGCCAAGGGCATCATCTTCATGGACGAGCCGACCGCGGCGCTCGGCGTCCGGCAGACCCGCAACGTGCTCAAACTGGTCCGGCGGGTCGCCGACTCCGGCGTCGCGGTGGTGCTGATCAGCCACAACATGACCGAGGTCCTCGAGGTCGCCGACCGGATCGAGGTGCTCCGGCTCGGCAAGCGGGTGGCTCAGCTCAAAGCCGAGGACTGCGACGTCGAACAGCTGGTCGGCGCGATGACCGGCGCTCTGGACGGGGTGGCGTGATGAGCCTGGACACCGCACCCTCCCTGGACGCCGTCGGCGAGTCGGTCTCCCCGCGCAG
Protein-coding regions in this window:
- a CDS encoding serine hydrolase; amino-acid sequence: MTGAQYPSDAQKAAHDLSGDVEQVRYDLNFTDFDAAFTQFKNDYRVVDLHGYLDGGVDRFSVVYAREKGPLGGIVTVGLTKEDVDKGRVDHAAAGQRPVLFSGYRSSAGRSFAWVWEPMPGSKRTVHRDMPIGDLQQRIDQARSRGRRIVDVSVYENPFATNPIQFTTIEDHDDGLTEWAITGPSDSDRTQAEFESMTADGWRLLRTAGTGTQYVRLWEQTPSAFQARRAISSADLGTALSDRDADGLRPDQLDSFSRGTPPVAKHCPVWRRRDAADVVPALVADFASAYGMPAVSLAVARRGRLAYTFGFGGLVVPDTVSVPGVIVVDTGGETFPIPEPTVVRPHPVQPDRTLFRIASLTKPITAAAVLRLVEDGHLRLDDRILAPGGALASFVTTPADARISDITVRNLLQHGAGGWSNENDDPMYTRLALSTDDLVRTVLAERALDNAPGTAYAYSNFGYCLLGRLVEAVTGQTYEKHVQDDLLARCGVTGMSIANDGRPAGDVIRCYPAADDTVDPYGHRIDRMDSHGGWQATALDVLRFAVHVSDVVSPTSMTTMTTPSGLPGSEGYAAGWAIGPSTSRDPGTWSHDGVLPGATGLLQRTPDGLCLVALTNYNERKDESSRTADGLYRLMMRIRSEVDYWPLDAQL
- a CDS encoding dihydrofolate reductase family protein, producing the protein MGTVIMHDVVSVDGFIADDNDDVGPLHEWYFSGDTPLTDEDQSGFRVSRVSAGYVRPMWESIGVIVLGRTLFDLVNGWEGDPPAGDHVVVVSHRPKPPGWHPEASYHFVDDIATAIDTAQELAGNRIVSVNAGDVGSQLLAAGLVDEVAMDVVPVVFGSGKRYFGRIDGQHLLEDPHVVIQGDRVLHLRFAVRSAS
- a CDS encoding helix-turn-helix domain-containing protein; the protein is MEYLSRVPEPPLDGFVDDIYCLSGEPRHRRVTVPPMPSAHLFLNLGDPVRLVDSDPSASPALFTDGWFVGVWTRRFVVEYPARVRLVGVHFKPWGISPFAGLPASELRDRWIPVDAVWPRSLDRIRDRIAAEPDRVALRLVEEELRSRMVSPRGLDLVRYAGRRLETTGGTHPVGALTDAAGVGRNHLAAQFKTHVGVTPKRVARIYRFARLILSVDARGPVDWSALAQSSGFFDQAHFSREFKEFTGHTPTGYLSLRRRFPAREGFPPDNGPMPAGDFLQDDRTS
- a CDS encoding LysR family transcriptional regulator, with the translated sequence MTLNQLRAFLAAVRTGSFTAAAASLQMSQASVSELIRRLEEEHGLPLFTRGPRRLILATAGEELLPYAEQAVAAAESGEQALRSLRSLGGGVATFGVLRNADYYLLTNLVEQFYDAYPNVRVRLVGQNSVEVAASVAAGDLEAGLVVLPIDDAGLTVRPLLRDEVVYASADPAHLTSPITTRQLAEAELILYDAHYGWKDPTRRQLSDRAQLEGVKLEARIEVEHVEAALGLVARGIGDTFICRAVSQGLNFPAGVGTVPFAEPLYDTIALIHRESTVLSPATREIARLAREMLLSRRRRLPA
- the hisD gene encoding histidinol dehydrogenase, giving the protein MQLIPSRVAHLASAYKVLKAPAVAGPEAQRDPAVIARVSEMLSTIERDGMDAVLRYARELDGWDRDDVEIDPATPAGDALTPELRAALELGQQRTEAFARLSREKLVDFEAELVPGLTVGHRYIPIARVGAYLPAGRFPLLASAFMTVNVAKVAGVPTVVACTPPQPDGRPNPAVLYAAQISKADRIFCLGGVQALAAMAFGLLGELPVDMLVGAGNAYVAEAKRQLFGTVAIDLLAGPSEVAVIADETADVELVAADLLGQAEHGPDSPAALVTTSEELATAVIAEVDRQLETLATNGIAGPAWRDHGSVVWAEDRETAVALMDEFAPEHLEVHTADDDWYWGALRNYGSLFLGHASTVAYSDKGMAGTNHVLPTAGGARHSAGLSVSRFLKPLTYQRVTPGATPDLAVAVDEMSAYEGMAAHRATATLRLDRWPA
- a CDS encoding ATP-binding cassette domain-containing protein: MTVLFEARGITKRYGHVQALSGADFSVDAGEVVALIGDNGAGKSTLVKCLSGVQAPDEGEILLRGEPVTMQSPLHARNLGIETVYQDLALAPELGPAENAYIGRELLKPGFLGKLGVLDRKTMRTKAAESFRSLGTDVKDLDAPVAALSGGQRQSVAICRAVMWAKGIIFMDEPTAALGVRQTRNVLKLVRRVADSGVAVVLISHNMTEVLEVADRIEVLRLGKRVAQLKAEDCDVEQLVGAMTGALDGVA